A stretch of the Diprion similis isolate iyDipSimi1 chromosome 14, iyDipSimi1.1, whole genome shotgun sequence genome encodes the following:
- the LOC124415073 gene encoding hydroxylysine kinase, with translation MSDPTGEEILQPGQLIRPKADSKTAADLVHRLYGLKAKLVSELNAYDDMNFRVLCEEEFQNPGITGVERDGYVLKITNSLDSRKTEFVEGQTAMLDFLEANGIRAPKPVKNLKNRFYSLEIVGDGAEKHVVRLLTYIPGDLLHRHADPSDELLTDVGRFAAELDEALKRFHHPAYDQHRTLWMLSSVPRLRDFVHAVDDARRRRLVNEVIVKFVEEVMGGMERLEKGIIHGDLNEQNILVDDEGKRVLAILDFGDSQKSCLIFEIAIALCYMLLQAKDISRGKHVLRGYRAVRRIPEVEMNVLKTCVCGRLCQSLVLGAYSHLNDPGNEYLLYTQKSGWSLLEELWELSNDALMQLWE, from the coding sequence ATGTCCGATCCTACCGGTGAGGAAATCCTGCAACCCGGTCAATTGATCAGACCCAAAGCTGATTCGAAAACCGCCGCAGATCTGGTCCACCGTTTGTACGGATTGAAGGCGAAGCTTGTCTCCGAGCTGAACGCCTACGACGACATGAATTTTCGCGTCCTTTGCGAGGAGGAGTTTCAAAATCCTGGGATAACCGGCGTCGAGAGGGACGGCTACGTTCTCAAAATCACAAACTCTCTCGACTCGAGGAAGACCGAATTCGTCGAGGGACAAACCGCGATGCTAGACTTCCTCGAGGCTAACGGAATAAGAGCTCCAAAGCCcgtgaagaatttaaaaaaccgcTTCTACTCCCTGGAGATCGTCGGCGACGGAGCGGAGAAACACGTCGTCAGACTCCTGACTTACATACCCGGAGATCTTCTCCATCGGCACGCCGATCCGTCGGACGAGTTGCTAACGGATGTCGGGCGATTCGCTGCGGAGCTCGACGAGGCTCTGAAAAGGTTTCATCACCCGGCTTACGACCAGCACCGCACCCTCTGGATGCTGAGCTCTGTACCCAGGCTGAGGGACTTCGTCCACGCGGTCGATGATGCCCGGCGAAGACGCCTGGTGAACGAGGTGATCGTCAAGTTCGTGGAGGAAGTTATGGGGGGGATGGAGAGGCTGGAGAAAGGCATAATTCACGGCGACCTTAACGAGCAGAACATCCTCGTCGACGACGAAGGGAAAAGAGTGCTGGCCATTCTCGACTTCGGGGATTCCCAAAAGTCTTGTTTGATATTCGAGATCGCGATCGCGCTTTGCTACATGCTGCTTCAGGCGAAAGATATTTCCAGAGGGAAACACGTCCTGAGAGGGTATCGCGCTGTTAGGAGAATACCGGAAGTTGAAATGAACGTTTTGAAAACATGCGTGTGCGGTCGGCTCTGCCAGAGCCTCGTGCTTGGCGCTTATTCGCATTTAAACGATCCGGGGAACGAGTATCTTCTGTATACTCAAAAGAGCGGATGGTCGCTTTTGGAGGAGCTTTGGGAATTGAGTAACGATGCGCTTATGCAACTTTGGGAATGA
- the LOC124415074 gene encoding uncharacterized protein LOC124415074 isoform X1, whose translation MATLRFNTIDSTEYRYFPITKKKIRLSVAAAHDARIALRNHLGEDSNVYEIVIGGWGNKMSAIKRNNSEPDVVEAETENILSSEAQSRFCIKWWCDGLLEVICHDFGDVRMTYKDDEPFVVNFIGFSTAWGSRGEWIVEHYTASLPAVRTQLAATCNYWIDCNSDEGLPRNAISASDDGLYIGRARHSNTVTPGSVRGRICSLAWGGSTHHKKEFQVLCHPNVGWVRSWQGSVPLYALPGGETEDSYALFVGRVLHENIYYVGKIQPNHQVCYIPLNGGEVAFTEYEVLVIDEDAIEYVGR comes from the exons ATGGCAACCC TTAGGTTCAATACAATCGACAGTACGGAATACAGATACTTTCCTataacaaagaagaaaattcgaCTGAGCGTAGCGGCAGCCCATGACGCAAGAATAGCGCTAAGAAATCATCTGGGAGAGGACTCAAATGTTTACGAG aTAGTCATCGGAGGATGGGGCAACAAAATGTCAGCTATAAAGAGGAACAACTCAGAGCCAGACGTTGTCGAGGCAGAAACAGAAAATATATTGAGTAGTGAGGCGCAGAGTCGTTTCTGCATCAA GTGGTGGTGCGATGGGCTTCTGGAAGTAATTTGTCATGACTTTGGCGATGTCCGAATGACTTACAAAGACGACGAACCGTTTGTCGTTAACTTCATAGGGTTCAGCACGGCATGGGGCTCGAGGGGAGAGTGGATCGTTGAGC ACTATACCGCCTCTCTACCCGCCGTACGTACACAGTTAGCTGCGACATGCAATTATTGGATAGATTGCAATTCTGACGAAGGATTGCCCAGGAATGCGATAAGCGCTTCGGACGACGGACTCTACATAGGCCGAGCTCGGCACAGTAACACCGTAACGCCAGGCAGTGTCCGAGGAAGAATATGCAGCCTAGCATGGGGTGGATCGACGCATCATAAAAAAGAGTTCCAAGTTCTGTGCCATCCCAATGTGGGCTGGGTCAGAAGCTGGCAGGGATCGGTACCTCTGTACGCGTTACCCGGAGGTGAAACGGAGGACAGTTATGCTCTGTTTGTCGGCAGAGTGCTCCACGAGAATATATACTACGTAGGAAAGATACAACCTAATCATCAGGTCTGCTATATACCTCTGAACGGAGGTGAGGTTGCTTTTACGGAATACGAGGTGCTCGTTATTGACGAAGATGCGATAGAGTATGTCGGCAGATAA
- the LOC124415074 gene encoding uncharacterized protein LOC124415074 isoform X2, producing MSAIKRNNSEPDVVEAETENILSSEAQSRFCIKWWCDGLLEVICHDFGDVRMTYKDDEPFVVNFIGFSTAWGSRGEWIVEHYTASLPAVRTQLAATCNYWIDCNSDEGLPRNAISASDDGLYIGRARHSNTVTPGSVRGRICSLAWGGSTHHKKEFQVLCHPNVGWVRSWQGSVPLYALPGGETEDSYALFVGRVLHENIYYVGKIQPNHQVCYIPLNGGEVAFTEYEVLVIDEDAIEYVGR from the exons ATGTCAGCTATAAAGAGGAACAACTCAGAGCCAGACGTTGTCGAGGCAGAAACAGAAAATATATTGAGTAGTGAGGCGCAGAGTCGTTTCTGCATCAA GTGGTGGTGCGATGGGCTTCTGGAAGTAATTTGTCATGACTTTGGCGATGTCCGAATGACTTACAAAGACGACGAACCGTTTGTCGTTAACTTCATAGGGTTCAGCACGGCATGGGGCTCGAGGGGAGAGTGGATCGTTGAGC ACTATACCGCCTCTCTACCCGCCGTACGTACACAGTTAGCTGCGACATGCAATTATTGGATAGATTGCAATTCTGACGAAGGATTGCCCAGGAATGCGATAAGCGCTTCGGACGACGGACTCTACATAGGCCGAGCTCGGCACAGTAACACCGTAACGCCAGGCAGTGTCCGAGGAAGAATATGCAGCCTAGCATGGGGTGGATCGACGCATCATAAAAAAGAGTTCCAAGTTCTGTGCCATCCCAATGTGGGCTGGGTCAGAAGCTGGCAGGGATCGGTACCTCTGTACGCGTTACCCGGAGGTGAAACGGAGGACAGTTATGCTCTGTTTGTCGGCAGAGTGCTCCACGAGAATATATACTACGTAGGAAAGATACAACCTAATCATCAGGTCTGCTATATACCTCTGAACGGAGGTGAGGTTGCTTTTACGGAATACGAGGTGCTCGTTATTGACGAAGATGCGATAGAGTATGTCGGCAGATAA
- the LOC124415070 gene encoding exosome complex exonuclease RRP44, with translation MLTTKTFFRKTKRGNILKIVREHYLRDDIWCGSNLCSVCQHKSKDLVLDEDPESRSSLYPQGHYLVLDTNVVLDQIDVLEEDALCNVIILQTVLEEVRHRSSNVYKKLRDIISDPKRKFYVFVNEHHKDTYVEREPREKVNDRNDRAIRVAAAWYQNHVNASKGARKEKKKVDVVLLTDDVANRDKAISEGINATSMQDYVASLTDAGFLQDKLCKRNYVLEGESKTPLFPPHLTPAQIHDGIKSGKLLQGTFLASRENFLEGSVNVEGYEKFILLQGKLALNRAVDGDIVAIELLPEDEWSVPSDLVIQDEEEDPSDLLEDETELKAIKVPKNIERTPTGVVVGIIRRKWRQYCGILQPSLVKGNVRHMFVPAERKIPRVRIETRQSENLSKQRIIVAIDSWPRNSRYPLGHFVRALGNIGDKETENEVLLLEHDVPHNRFSDAVLSFLPKLPWLITEADVAQRVDLRHIDVCSVDPPGCTDIDDALHCRELENGNLEIGVHIADVSHFIRPGTALDKEAALRGTTVYLVDKRIDMVPELLSSNLCSLRGNEERFAFSCVWEMDENANIIDTKFHKSIIRSRQAMTYEEAQLKIDDETQQDAIAKSLRGLNSLAKKLKAKRFENGALVLASPEIRFEVDSETHDPIDVQAKKLRETNSMVEEFMLLANTSVAKKIVQDFPECSMLRRHPEPPQANFDPLVKAGRNRGFVINTASGKELAASLNEAHTEDNPYFNTMLRILATRCMMQAVYFTSGMLQPEEYFHYGLACPIYTHFTSPIRRYADIMVHRLLAVCIGADATYPTLLDKKKNHELCYNLNYRNRMAQYAGRASVALNTHLFFREKVQNEEGYVLFVRKNALQILIPKYGLEGTLYLSKKGEVSPVNFIYDEEDQSQKFGNIVFHSFDPVVVQLSLDRSNVQHEKLVFKLVKPVIPGFSIPVESDPEMVPESKSNTVPKRKTEETPTRSENLGGKKGRRKKQKK, from the exons atgctgACTACGAAAACATTCTTCAGAAAAACTAAGAGGGGCAATATTCTCAAG ATTGTTAGAGAGCACTACCTCAGGGATGATATATGGTGTGGGTCAAATTTGTGTTCAGTGTGTCAACACAAAAGCAAGGATTTAGTCCTCGACGAAGATCCTGAATCAAGGAGTTCGTTATACCCTCAGGGACACTACCTTGTTCTGGATACTAATGTAGTTCTTGACCAG atcgaTGTTCTCGAAGAAGATGCTCTATGCAACGTCATAATTTTGCAGACCGTGCTTGAAGAGGTACGGCACAGAAGTTCCAATGTGTACAAAAAACTGAGAGATATTATCAGCGATCCAAAGCGAAAGTTTTACGTCTTCGTTAACGAGCATCATAA AGATACCTATGTCGAACGAGAACCACGTGAGAAAGTAAATGACCGTAATGATCGAGCTATCAGAGTTGCGGCAGCTTGGTACCAGAATCATGTAAATGCGAGCAAAGGTGCtcgtaaagaaaagaaaaaggtcgACGTTGTCTTGCTTACAGACGATGTCGCGAATCGAGATAAAGCAATCAGCGAAGGCATCAATGCTACCTCGA tgcAAGATTATGTTGCATCTTTAACTGACGCCGGATTCCTACAAGACAAGCTGTGTAAGCGGAACTATGTTCTCGAAGGTGAAAGCAAGACACCTCTGTTTCCACCACACTTGACGCCTGCTCAAATTCATGACGGTATAAAGAGCGGGAAATTGCTACAAGGGACGTTCCTTGCATCAAGGGAGAACTTTTTGGAAGGAAGTGTGAATGTCGAaggatatgaaaaattt ATATTGTTGCAAGGAAAACTCGCACTGAATAGAGCAGTCGATGGGGATATCGTGGCTATCGAGCTATTGCCCGAAGATGAGTGGAGTGTACCCTCGGATTTAGTTATtcaagacgaagaagaagatccCAGTGATTTGTTGGAAGATGAAACCGAGTTGAAGGCTATAAAAGTTCCAAAAAACATTGAGAGAACTCCTACAGGAGTCGTAGTGGGCATAATTAGACGAAAATGGCGTCAATACTGCGGTATTCTGCAGCCCAGTCTTGTAAAAGGG aatGTGAGGCACATGTTCGTTCCAGCAGAGCGAAAAATACCGCGAGTAAGGATCGAAACTCGTCAATCTGAGAATCTGAGCAAGCAGCGGATCATAGTCGCGATAGACTCTTGGCCCCGAAACTCTAGATACCCTTTGGGGCACTTTGTCAGAGCACTGGGTAACATTGGCGACAAAGAAACGGAGAACGAAGTTCTCCTACTCGAGCACGACGTTCCCCACAACAGATTCTCAGACGCGGTTCTCAGTTTTCTTCCAAAATTACCCTGGCTGATAACCGAGGCG GATGTTGCTCAACGCGTCGACCTGCGGCATATAGACGTTTGCTCGGTCGACCCACCGGGTTGTACGGACATCGACGATGCCCTGCACTGCCGGGAATTGGAAAATGGGAATCTTGAGATCGGGGTCCACATCGCGGACGTTTCGCACTTCATTCGTCCTGGAACCGCGCTGGACAAGGAGGCCGCGTTACGGGGCACCACCGTCTACCTTGTCGACAAGAGGATCGACATGGTCCCGG AACTACTGAGCTCGAATCTCTGCTCTCTTCGCGGTAACGAGGAGAGATTCGCGTTTTCCTGTGTATGGGAAATGGACGAAAACGCTAATATAATAGACACGAAATTTCACAAGAGTATCATCCGATCTCGGCAAGCCATGACTTACGAGGAAGCTCAGCTCAAGATCGACGACGAAACGCAGCAAGATGCCATTGCCAAGTCGCTGAGGGGCCTGAATAGTCTGGCTAAAAAATTGAAGGCCAAACGTTTTGAGAACGG AGCGTTGGTTTTGGCTTCGCCGGAAATCCGGTTCGAAGTAGACAGCGAAACCCACGACCCCATAGACGTCCAGGCGAAGAAACTAAGGGAGACTAACTCGATGGTCGAAGAATTTATGTTGCTTGCCAACACTTCggtggcaaaaaaaattgtccaagATTTTCCGGAGTGCTCAATGCTCAGACGACATCCGGAACCGCCTCAGGCAAACTTTGATCCACTTGTGAAGGCTGGAAGGAACCGG GGCTTCGTCATAAATACTGCCTCCGGCAAGGAGCTCGCAGCTTCTTTAAACGAGGCTCACACCGAGGATAATCCGTATTTCAATACGATGCTCAGGATACTGGCGACTCGGTGCATGATGCAGGCTGTTTATTTCACCAGCGGAATGTTGCAGCCTGAAGAATACTTTCATTACGGTCTGGCGTGTCCGATTTACACGCATTTCACATCGCCGATCAGAAG GTACGCGGATATCATGGTTCACCGTCTCCTCGCCGTGTGCATAGGTGCAGATGCAACCTATCCCACCTTACTTGACAAGAAGAAGAACCACGAGTTGTGTTACAACTTGAACTACAGAAACAGGATGGCCCAGTACGCCGGCAGAGCCTCAGTCGCTCTGAATACGCAC TTGTTTTTCAGAGAGAAAGTACAGAACGAGGAGGGTTACGTTttatttgtaagaaaaaacgCCCTTCAGATTCTCATACCGAAATACGGACTGGAGGGAACTTTATATCTTAGTAAGAAAGGCGAAGTTTCACctgtaaatttcatttacgaCGAGGAAGACCAGAGCCAGAAATTCGGAAACATTGTTTTCCATTCCTTCGATCCAGTCGTGGTCCAGCTGAGTCTTGACCGGTCTAACGTTCAGCACGAGAAGCTTGTATTCAAGCTTGTGAAGCCAGTT ATCCCCGGATTCAGTATACCGGTGGAGTCTGATCCGGAAATGGTTCCGGAATCGAAATCGAATACCGTGCCCAAACGTAAGACGGAAGAAACACCGACGAGGTCGGAAAATTTGGGCGGAAAAAAGGGTAGGAGAAAGAAGCAGAAAAAGTGA
- the LOC124415072 gene encoding arp2/3 complex-activating protein rickA-like has protein sequence MKYMHSQYLWEFIRSIPVPSNKMNVTMDDHQSDGESRSSLDVDRSVSLTDVFPFCNQLDKFIEYILNVRDLNFVTYEYPNILRNRLDSSVSELQSILAEVKEAAANVEKLKAQKKSVRKEKITVKKLLKRMRDDEVREMECTIALYDKPMFSRWESVKNTQKPEVLEGILTDVKNKQQALENLSVLVTRKLNQVQAFHPLSGVNEADKSPKEKTIIPLPFPSFCAPPLPPSRPPPPPPPLPPPISASGPVAPFVASHLPKRSHAQRLSIQRRRRLERRDENLERRCVVAGNVEDLSLVPLTIGELPRCTLAPNLYPTNHDILPPISGPSTTARNGVHEVTLLNNNVDNNGAGGLSFEFHNEMRTVLQALFGELRSAPTLPALDNTSGNAEEAENASDDVREIEFYTLRKNQ, from the exons ATGAAATACATGCATTCTCAATATTTATGGGAGTTTATACGGTCAATACCGGTTCCTAG CAATAAAATGAATGTCACTATGGATGATCATCAATCAGATGGCGAAAGTCGGTCCAGCCTCGACGTCGACCGCAGTGTTTCACTGACAGACGTCTTTCCCTTCTGCAATCAATTGGACAAATTTATCGAATACATTCTGAACGTCAGAGATCTGAATTTCGTGACTTACGAATACCCCAA CATTCTCAGAAATCGGTTGGACAGCAGCGTGAGCGAGCTGCAAAGCATACTCGCGGAAGTTAAAGAGGCTGCGGCTAACGTGGAAAAACTAAAGGcgcaaaaaaaatcggttagaaaagagaaaatcacAGTTAAGAAGCTCTTGAAAAGAATGCGGGATGACG AGGTACGGGAAATGGAATGTACTATAGCGCTGTACGATAAGCCGATGTTTTCGCGTTGGGAAAGTGTGAAGAACACCCAGAAACCAGAAGTATTGGAGGGAATACTGACGGACGTAAAA AATAAACAGCAGGCATTGGAGAACCTGAGCGTCCTGGTGACGCGAAAACTGAATCAGGTGCAAGCTTTTCACCCCTTGAGTGGTGTTAATGAGGCTGATAAAAGTCCCAAGGAGAAGACAATTATTCCACTTCCGTTTCCCTCTTTCTGCGCCCCGCCATTACCCCCATCGAGGCCTCCTCCCCCGCCCCCACCATTGCCACCGCCGATTTCGGCATCGGGTCCTGTGGCACCATTCGTGGCGTCTCACTTGCCGAAGAGATCGCACGCGCAACGTTTGtcgattcaaagacgtcgCCG ACTCGAGAGGCGGGATGAGAATCTGGAGAGAAGATGCGTCGTTGCCGGGAACGTTGAGGACCTGTCCTTGGTACCCCTGACGATCGGCGAACTACCGAGGTGCACTTTGGCCCCCAATTTATACCCAACGAATCACGACATTTTACCTCCAATTAGCGGGCCGAGCACTACGGCTAGAAACGGAGTACACGAAGTTACTCTGCTCAATAATAACGTGGACAACAACGGGGCTGGCGGGCTGAGCTTCGAGTTCCATAACGAAATGCGAACGGTTTTGCAA GCTCTTTTTGGAGAACTTCGATCAGCCCCGACACTTCCTGCCTTGGATAATACCTCGGGCAACGCTGAGGAAGCCGAGAACGCGTCGGACGACGTtcgagaaattgaattttacaccctgagaaaaaatcaatga